The following nucleotide sequence is from uncultured Roseateles sp..
GGCCTGCGCCTTTTTTGATACCTGAAGCCTTTACCCAAGGACCGATGATGAGCAACGCCACCAACCCCTTGCTGCAGCCCTGGAACACGCCTTATGGCTTGCCTCCGTTCGCCGAGGTGCGGGCCGAGCAGTTCGAGCCGGCCTTCAAGCAGGCTCTGAGCGAACAGCGTGCCGAGCTGGATGCCATCGCCGCCCAGACGGCCCTGCCGAGCTTCGACAACACCCTGGTTGCCTTCGATCGCAGCGGCCGCCTGCTGGCCCGCCTGGAAACCCTGTTCTACAACCTCACCGCCTCGGAGACCTCGCCCGATCTGCAGGCGGTGCAGCGCGAGCTGGCCGCGCCGCTGGCCGCGCACAACAACGCCGTCTACATGCACGCCGGCCTGTTCGCCCGCGTCGATGCGCTGTACCAGCAGCGCGAGAGCCTGGGCCTGACGCCGCAGCAGCTGCGCCTGCTGGAGCGCGTGCACCTGGACTTCGTCCGGGCCGGTGCCAGGCTGCAGGGCGCGGCCCAGGCCCGCTATGCCCAGATCATGGAGCGCCTGGCCGAGCTGACGACGCAGTTTGCGCAGAACGTGCTGGCCGACGAGACCGGCTATCGCCTGGTGCTGCGCGGTGAGGCCGATCTGGCCGGACTGCCCGACTTCGTGCGTGCCGCAGCCAAGCAGGCCGCCGCCGAGCGCGGCGTCTCCGACGGCCATGTGATCACGCTGTCGCGCTCGCACATCGTGCCCTTCCTGACCTTCAGCGAGCGCCGCGATCTGCGCGAGCAGGCCTGGAAGGCCTGGGTCAGCCGTGGCGAGCATGCCGGCGAGCACGACAACCGCGCCGTGGCCCAGGAAATCCTGACCCTGCGCAACGAACAGGCCCGCCTGCACGGCCACGCCTGCTATGCCGACTACGCGCTGGCCGACACCATGGCCGGCACGCGCGATGCCGTCAACGACCTGCTGCAACGCGTCTGGGTGCCGGCCAAGGCCGCTGCCCAGCTGGAGCGCGAGGCGCTGGAGGCCTGCGTGCTGTCGCGAGGCGAGTCGCTGACCCTGGAGGCCTGGGACTGGCGCTACTACTCGGAGAAGGTGCGCCAGGCCCGCTACGAGCTGGACGAGGCCCAGATCAAGCCCTATTTCCCGCTGACCCGCATGGTCGAGGCGGTGTTCGATGTTGCGGCCCGGCTGTTCGGCCTGCGCTTCGTCGCCAAGCCCGAGATCAAGGCCTATCACCCCGATGTGCAGGTCTACGAGGTGCAGGGCGCCGACGGCCAGCTGCGCGGCGTGTTCCTGCACGACAACTTCGCCCGCCCGACCAAGCGCAGCGGCGCCTGGATGAGCGCCTTCCGCTGGCAGTCGCGCATCGACGGCGAAGTGCTGCCCGTCATCGTCAACAACAACAACTTCGCCAAGGGCGCACCGGACGAACCGACGCTGTTGAGCTTCGACGATGCGCGCACGCTGTTCCACGAGTTCGGCCACGGCCTGCACGGCCTGCTGTCGCAGGTGGACCATGAGCGCCTGTCGGGCACCCAGGTGCTGCGCGACTTCGTCGAGCTGCCCTCGCAGCTGTTCGAGCACTGGCTGTCCGAGCCCGAGGTCTTGAAGCAGCATGCCCGCCACTACCAGACCGGCGAGGTCATCCCGCAGGTGCTGGTCGACCGGCTGAAGGCCGCCGAGCTGTTCAATCAGGGCTACGAGACGGTGCGCTACACCGCCAGCGCCCTGGTCGACATGGCCGCCCACTCGCTGACCGACGCGCAGGGTCCGGACATCACCGCCTTCGAGGCCCAGGTGCTGCAAGACGCCGGCCTGCCGCCGGCGATCGGCCTGAACCACCGCCTGGCCCACTTCCAGCACCTGTTCTCGGGCTCAAGCTACGCTGCCGGCTACTACGTCTATCTGTGGGCCGAGGTGCTGGACGCCGATGGCTATGACGCCTTCGTCGAGGCTGGCAGCCCGTTTGACGCCAAGGTTGCCCAGCGGCTGCTGGAGTGCATCTACTCGTCGGGCAACAGCCGCGAGCCCCGCGCTGCCTTCCGCGCCTTCCGCGGCCGCGATGCCAAGGTCGAGCCCATGCTGAAAGGCCGGGGCCTGCTGCCGCTTACGGCCTGAGTAGTTTCTCAGGCTCGGTCCAGCCAGTCGCGCAGCAGGGCGGCGCCCGCCAGGGCCGCCGCCGCGCCGTGGCGCTGCGAGGCTTCGCGCAGCGCCACCACATCGACACCGGCCTGGCCCAGCTCGGCCGTGTGGCCGATCAGCCAGCACTCGATCGCGCTGGCGTCCACCTCCGGGTGGAACTGCAGCGCCAGCACCTGATCGCCGATGGCAAAGGCCTGGTGTGGCGTGATCGCCGTGCTGGCCAGCAGCTGGGCGCCGGGTGGCAGGTCGAAGGTGTCGCCATGCCAGTGCAGCACCGGCAGATCGGCGAGATGGCGCAGAGGCGAGACCTGACCCTCGGGCGTCAAGCTCACCGGCGCCCAGCCAATCTCCTTGGCCGTGCCCGGATAGACACGGGCGCCAAGCGCCGCCGCGATGATTTGCGCGCCCAGGCAGATGCCCAGCGTCGGCTTGCCGGCGCGCAGGCGCTGGCCGACGCGGCGCATCTCCAGCGTCAGCCAGGGATAGCGGTCCTGCTCGTAGACGCCTATCGGCCCGCCCAGCACCACGCCCAGATCGGCGGCCAGCCATTCCTCCTGGCTGACCGTGTGCACGCCGGCCTGGCGGTAGGCTATCTCGTAGCCGCGCTCGGTCAGCACCGGCGCGAATACGCCCAGGTCTTCAAAGGCCAGATGGCGTATCACCAGACATTTCATCGTCGTTCCCTGAAAAAAGCGGGCCGGTCAGTGTCGGCCCGCTGGTCAGTTTAGGCCGCGCGGCGCAGCTTGATCTGCGGAAAGTCCACCGGCACGGCGAAGGCCACATTGACGTAGTTGGTGAACAGATTCAGCGCCACATGGGCCAGGATCTCGACCACCTCGCCGTCATTGAAGCCGGCGGCGCGCAGGGCGGGCACGTCGGCGTCGCTCAGCTGGCCGCGCTCGCGCACCAGCTTCAGCGCGAAGTTCAGCGCTGCCTGGGTCTTGGCGTCGGCCGACTCGCCGCCCTGGGCGGCGGCCATTTCCTCGGCCGTGGCCCCGGCCTTGCGGCCCAGGGCGGTGTGGGCGGCCAGGCAGTAGTCGCAAGCGTTGGCGTCGGCCACGGCCACGGCGATCTGCTCGCCCAGCTTGGCCGGGATCACGCCGCCGCCGAGCG
It contains:
- a CDS encoding carboxymuconolactone decarboxylase family protein, which gives rise to MSRIPLLASAQAAAPAQAVLQQVHHAFGATPNMFKAVANSPAALQQMWAAFGALGGGVIPAKLGEQIAVAVADANACDYCLAAHTALGRKAGATAEEMAAAQGGESADAKTQAALNFALKLVRERGQLSDADVPALRAAGFNDGEVVEILAHVALNLFTNYVNVAFAVPVDFPQIKLRRAA
- a CDS encoding glutamine amidotransferase, translated to MKCLVIRHLAFEDLGVFAPVLTERGYEIAYRQAGVHTVSQEEWLAADLGVVLGGPIGVYEQDRYPWLTLEMRRVGQRLRAGKPTLGICLGAQIIAAALGARVYPGTAKEIGWAPVSLTPEGQVSPLRHLADLPVLHWHGDTFDLPPGAQLLASTAITPHQAFAIGDQVLALQFHPEVDASAIECWLIGHTAELGQAGVDVVALREASQRHGAAAALAGAALLRDWLDRA
- a CDS encoding M3 family metallopeptidase, with protein sequence MSNATNPLLQPWNTPYGLPPFAEVRAEQFEPAFKQALSEQRAELDAIAAQTALPSFDNTLVAFDRSGRLLARLETLFYNLTASETSPDLQAVQRELAAPLAAHNNAVYMHAGLFARVDALYQQRESLGLTPQQLRLLERVHLDFVRAGARLQGAAQARYAQIMERLAELTTQFAQNVLADETGYRLVLRGEADLAGLPDFVRAAAKQAAAERGVSDGHVITLSRSHIVPFLTFSERRDLREQAWKAWVSRGEHAGEHDNRAVAQEILTLRNEQARLHGHACYADYALADTMAGTRDAVNDLLQRVWVPAKAAAQLEREALEACVLSRGESLTLEAWDWRYYSEKVRQARYELDEAQIKPYFPLTRMVEAVFDVAARLFGLRFVAKPEIKAYHPDVQVYEVQGADGQLRGVFLHDNFARPTKRSGAWMSAFRWQSRIDGEVLPVIVNNNNFAKGAPDEPTLLSFDDARTLFHEFGHGLHGLLSQVDHERLSGTQVLRDFVELPSQLFEHWLSEPEVLKQHARHYQTGEVIPQVLVDRLKAAELFNQGYETVRYTASALVDMAAHSLTDAQGPDITAFEAQVLQDAGLPPAIGLNHRLAHFQHLFSGSSYAAGYYVYLWAEVLDADGYDAFVEAGSPFDAKVAQRLLECIYSSGNSREPRAAFRAFRGRDAKVEPMLKGRGLLPLTA